A stretch of DNA from Trueperaceae bacterium:
TGGGCCAAGATGCCGAGCGAGACCCCCGGCTCCGGCATCCGCGGCCAGGACTTCGTGAGCGCGTCCGGCGGCACCGGTTGGGTCCTCAACCCCAACACGGCCAACCCGCAGCTCGCGTGGGAGTTCCTCGCGTTCATGAACAGCAAGGGCGCGCGCGACGTCTGGATGACGTACCAGCCCGGCATCCCGGCCCGCGACGATGTGCCCGTGCCGAACAACGCCTTCCTGACCGACACGGCCGCCGCGCTCCTGCCCCTCACCGTCTCGCGGCCGAACAACGACTACTACGCCAAGGTCTCCGAGCAGATCCAGCTCATGACCGAGAACGTGGTCTCCGGCCAGATGACGCCGCAGCAGGCGATGGACGCCTACGCCGCGGCCGTCACCGGCATCGTCGGCGCCGACGCGACCGTCGACCTGCTGGCCCACTAAGTCACGGGATCTCGTGGGGCGGCGCGCAAGTAAGCGCGCCGCCCCCGAAGGCCAGGAGCGGCTCTTGCACCAACGGCGGACCATCCTCCCACTGCGGACCGGGCTCCTCTTCCTCGGGCCGGCGGCTCTCTTCATCGGGGCGTTCATACTGCTGCCCTTCTTCTGGATCGCCGGCGTCAGCTTCACCAACCGGTCGCTGACGGGCGCCACGGCCGCGAACCCCCAGTTCGTCGGCCTGCAGAACTATCTCAAGCTGTTCGATCTCTCCACGTTCATGAACCCGGGCCAGTTCGGCTCGTCGCTCGTGATAACCGGCCAGTTCGTGTTCTGGTCGGCCATCGTCGGGCAGGCCGTCCTCGGTCTCCTGCTCGCCTGGTTCTTCTACCGCCGTGCCGGGTGGGTGAAGGAGTCCGTCCAGACGCTCGCCATCGTCGCCTGGATCATCCCCGACGTGGTCGTGGCGTTCGCCTGGAACGCGTTCCTCGACTACGACGGCGGCACGCTGAACTGGCTGTTCGGCCTGTTCGGCCTCCACAAGGTCGACTGGCTCCTCGCCATGCCCCTCCTATCGATCGTCTTGTTCAACGCCTGGCGGGGCGCCGCCTTCTCCATGCTCCTCTTCTCGTCTGCGCTCGGCTCGATCCCGCCCAGCTACCTCGAGACGGCGGACGTCGCCGGCGCCGGACCGTGGCAGCGGCTGAAGGACATCATCCTGCCCCTGATCCGCACCCACATCGTCACGGACCTGATCCTCATCACCCTGTGGACGTTCAACACCTTCGGGCCGTTCCTGCTCACCGGGGGCGGGCCGGCGTTCAGGACGGAGGTCGTCTCCGTGCTCACCTACCGGATGGCGTTCAAGTACTTCGACTTCGGCACGGGCAGCGCCCTCGGCATGGTCATGATGCTCATCAACCTGGGCTTCGCGCTCGTGTACCTGGGCCTCCTGCGGCGGCAAGGGGGTTCGCGATGAGGGTGGTCACGCACGTGCTCGGCCGCGTCGCCTTCTACGTGGCGGCGGCCGTCTTCGCCGCGGTCTTCGCCCTGCCCCTGCTGTGGCTCGTGTTCGCGCCGTTCGGCTCCAAGGCCACGCTCTCCGTCGCGCTCCCGGACCCCTTCACGCTCTCGAACTTCGGCAAGGTCTTCGCGAACACGTTCGCGGTGCGGGCGCTGTTCCAGAACAGCATCATCCAGGCCGTCGGGACGATGATCCTCGTGACGCTCCTCGCCACCCTCGCCGCCTACGCGCTCTCGCGCGCACCCATCCGCGGCCGCGACGTCCTGAGCTACGGCCTGGTCCTCTTCTCCTCGATCGTGACGGGCACGGCCGCCATGGTGCCCATCTTCCTGCTCATCTTCAACATGGGCTTGATCGACACGCACATGGGCGTGATCCTCGTGTTCACGGGCGGGTTGCTGCCGGCCGCCGTCTTCATCATGCGCGACTTCGTCGACTCCATCCCGCGCTCGTATGAGGAGTCGGCGCTCGTGGCCGGAGCCAGCCCCTGGGGCATGTTCCGCGACATCGCCCTGCCCATCGTGCGCCCCGGGATGATGGTCGTCGGGGTATGGACGTTCGTCAACGTGTGGGGCGGCTTCCTCGTGCCGTTCATCCTGCTGCGCAGCCCCACCAAGATGCCGGCCGCCGTGGCCATCTACTCCTTCTACACCGAGGGCGGCACCCCGATCATCACGCTCACCACGGCCTACGCGCTGCTCTACACGCTGCCGGTGCTGGCCCTCTACCTGTTCGTCAACTGGAAGTACGGTTTCCGCTTCTTCGGCGGGATCAAGTCGTGAGGGGTTGAGGACCTTGGCCAACGTCGCGTTCAGGTCGATAACCAAGCAGTTCGGCGGCTTCACCGCCGTCAACGACGTCTCCTTCGAGATCGCGGACGGCGAGTTCGTCTGCCTGCTCGGCCCATCGGGCTGCGGCAAGACGACCACGCTCAGGATGATCGCCGGGCTCGAGCAGCCCACGAGCGGGCGCATCTTCATCGGCCAGGACGACGTCACGGAGGCCAAGCCGAAGGAGCGCGACATCGGCATGGTCTTCCAGGACTACGCCCTCTTCCCGCACATGACCATCGCGGACAACATCGCCTACCCGTTGAAGGTGCGCGGGGTCGGCCAGGCGGAGCGGCATAGGCGGGCGGCCGAGGTGGCCAAGAACCTCTCCATCGATCAGCTCCTGGACCGCAGGCCCGGCCAGATCTCGGGCGGCCAGCAGCAGCGCACCTCGGTCGCTCGTGCCGTTGTGCACAAGCCCAAGGTGTACCTGTTCGACGAGCCGCTCTCCAACCTCGACGCCAAGCTGCGCCTCGAGGCGCGCAGCTTCCTGAAGCACTTGCAGCGCGAGCTCGGCGTCACCTCGCTCTACGTCACCCACGACCAGGCCGAGGCCATGGCCATGGCCGACCGCGTCGCCGTCATGGACCGCGGCGAGATCGTCCAGTTCGGGCCGCCCCTCGAGGTCTACCGGCAGCCCGCCACGACCTTCGTCGCCAACTTCCTCGGGAGCCCGCCCATGAACCTGCTGAGCGTGCGCTACACGGGCGGCGCCTTCGCGTCCGGCACGCTCACACTCGACGCGAGCCCGTTCGCCGGGCGGCTCCGCGACGTGCGTGATGGGAGCGAGCTAACGCTCGGCATCCGCCCCGAGCACGTGCGCATGGGCGGCGAGGACGACCGGTGGCGCATCCCCGGGGAGGTCTACGCCGTCGAGCCCCTCGGTCCCGAGGCGCTCGTCACCCTCAGGGTCGCCGGCGCCCTCGTCACGGCCAGGCTGTTCGGCGACGACCCGCCCACGGCGACCGGCGCGGCCAGCTTCGCGTTCGACCCGGCGCACCTGCACGTGTTCGGGCCGGACGGCCGGCGCCTGGCCGCGCGATGACCGCACCTCGCGTGGGCGACGACCCGACGACGGTGTTCGAGGACCCGGCGCCGCGATGATCACCTTCGAGGGCCGGGTGGCGCCGGCCGCGCGCGCGGAGAGCGTCTACCTCTACCTCCCGTTCGACGTGCCGGAGGGCGCGGAGCGGATCGACGTGCGCTACGCGTTCGAGGCCGGGAGCATCCTCGACCTGGGCCTGTTCGACCCGGAGGCCGCGCCGTTCCCCTCCACGACCGGTTTCAGGGGTTGGAGCGGCAGCGCCAGGCGCGCGGTGTTCGTCAGCGCGAAGGAGGCGACCCCCGGGTACCTGCCTGGCGAGCTACAGGCGGGCCGCTGGCAGGTCGTGCTGGGTCTGGCGCTGGTGGCCGAGGCGGGCTGCGACTACCGGGTGGAGGTCGCGGTGTCCGTGTCCGTGGACACCGCCGCCGGCAAACCCGTCGTCGCTGGAACGCCGGCCGCCCTCCCCACCGCGAGCACCCGCGACGTGGTCACGCTTGGCGCGAGCGCGGCGGCCGACCACCGTGCGGCGCCGCGCCCGGGCCCTGGCTGGTACCGGGGCGACCTGCAGAGCCACACCTACTACAGCGACGCCCGCGGCTCCATCGCCGACCTCGTGGCCGAGGCGCGGAGCCGGTCCCTCGACTTCCTGGCCGTCACGGACCACAACACGTCGAGCCACCACCGCGAGCTGGCGGCTTGGAACGCGTCCGAACCGGGCCGGGGCGGACCCCTGCTGGTGCCCGGCGAGGAGGTGACGACCTACCGCGGCCACGCGAACGTCTGGGGCGTGAGCGGTTGGACCGACTTCCGGCTCGAGCGGCCCGGCGACCTGGAGCGCCTCGTGCGGCACGTGAACGCCCGCGACGGGCTCTTCTCCGTCAACCACCCGAAGGTGACGCCGGGCTGCCTCGGCTGCGACTGGGAGTACGAGGTGCCTGACGGCGCCGCCAGCCTCGAGGCGTGGCAGGGGCCGTGGCTCATGCGCAACTGGGACTCACTGGCGCGCTACGACGCGCTCCTGCGCTCCGGGCGCATGCTCACGCTCGTCGGCGGGAGCGACAGGCATCATCCGGGCTACCCGAACGAGGACCCGCCCGCCTTGCAGGTCGGCTCCCCCACGACGTGGCTGGAGCTGGTCGAGCTGTCCGTTCCCGCCGTCCTCGGGGCCGTCCGGACCGGTCACGCGTTCGTCAGCGAGTCGCCCGCCGGCCCCCTCCTCGAGCTCGAGGTCGGCGGTGTGGGCATGGGCGGGGCCGTCGCGAAGGGCGAGGCCGTGGCGGCCAGCGCGCGCGTGAGGGGCGCGCCAGGCGACGTGCTCACCTGGGTCGGCAGCGGCGGAGTGCTAAGGGAGGTAGCGATCGAGGGCGACGACTTCACCGACGCATGGGAGTGGTCGGCCGACGGCGCGTACCTACGAGTGGAAGTGGTGGCGCGCGCCTCACTACCCGCCTTCCTCGAGGAGCTGGCGCGCTTCGAGGCCGCCGGTCGGCTGCCGCCGTACCTGAAGCGCGAGGAGGTCGTGGCGAACCCGTGGCGGCGCGCGCTCTCCAACCCGGTGTACGTGAGGTAGGGGGCGTGGCACATTCGCGGTCTAGCCAAGCCGCCACGCTCGAGGCGCCGCCAAGGGGACATCGACGGCCGCTCGAGCCCGGTCCGCTCAGTGTCGAGTCCCTATCGAGACGTCTTCTTCAATGAGTTGCCACAGGTTCGTGCGCCAACCACCCCTGCGCCCTCAACCGCTCTTCCGCGATCGCGATCTGGCGGGGCGTGAAACGCCGCTTGCTGGAGTTCCAGCCGTGAACCTGACGGGTCACGCTGTCGAGCTGGTCCGCACCCTCACGGCTGATCACCCAATGCACCGAGGCGAGGAGTTCGAGACCGAACTGGGACTCGAAACCTTCGACCAAGCCCGTAACGCGCTCGAAGCGGGCGCGGCTGGTCTCGTGCTGGTCTAGAAAACTCTTAGCTTCATCTGCCGCGCCCGGCACGAGTGACAGGGGCTTGTCGGGCGCATCGCCGCCGTCGGCATAGCCGGCGATGAAGTGGCCTTCTATCCGGCTCAGGACATGGCCGAGGTTCTCTGCATAGGGGCCGTAGTAGGCCTTGACATACCTGAGGCGCAGCGGCTCACCGGCCTCCTGCATGAAGTACATCAGCTTGTGGACCTCGAGCAACGTGACGGAGGGATCCAGCAAGCCCGCGAGGTAGCGCTGCATGAGTTCGACCAAGGCCGCCCGGCCCGGGGTCATCTTGGGCACGTCGCGCACGTGGACCATCGTGTCGCTGGGCGGCGCACCGTTGGGTTCGTACAGGAACACGTGGACATCACCGAGGTTCGCTAGCGCTAGCTCGATGCGAGGGCGCACCTCGTTCCAGTCGAGACCCCCGAGGCCCGCACCCAGCGGTGGAATGGCGATGGACCTGATGTCTCGCTCACGGATGACCCTGACCAGATCCACGAGGCCGGATTCTATGTCTTCGATACGGCTCTTGCCACGCCAATGACGCTTCGTAGGGAAGTTGACGATGAAGCGCGGCGGCGTGAGCTGGCCCGTTTCGAAGACGAACATCCTTCCCGGCTGCACCGCTTCGCGCTTGCAAGCATCCTTGTAAGTCTTGAAGTTCTCGGGGAAGGCGTTCTTGAACTGCAGGGCGACGCCCCGGCCCATCACACCGACACAGTTGACGGTATTGACGAGAGCATCTGCCTCGCTCCTGAGGATGTCGCCGGAGGTAAGTTCGATCATGGCTGTACGCTGCCCACTTCAGTAATACCACTCAGGTCGGACTTCGACGGTTGGCCGCGGGCCCTCCACTGGAAGAACCTTGACGACCTGCCGATAGACACTGCCGGAGTGAACGCCGATGCGTTCGATCAGATGCCACGGTAGGTGGTGCTCCAGTAGGAACTCGGCCTGCTTACCTTCCTTGTGCGCCCGCCAATCGTGGGCCAACACAGCGGCCCAGTCGATCTCGCGCAGCTGCGCGAGATCGCTACGGTCTTCGAAGTAGCTCGAGCCTGCGTTAGAGAGCGTGAAAGCCCAACGCGCCGATCGCTCCTCGGCCCATGCCACCGCAGCGTGAAGGTCGACCTCCAAGTGCAGGATCGGACCCTGCCCTAGGTGATACGTCAGCTCCTGGTGATTACCCTTATGTAGCAGGTAGAGCATCACGGAGCGCGGGCAGAAGTAGAACGGAACACAATCGCCGACATGCAGTCCGGGGTGGCTGCTCAGTTCCGACGTCAAACGCCGCTGCTTGATGCCGTTCATGCCGATGGTGGTGCCCGCAGACCCGCGCCGGACGACCTCCGCATCGCACCATAGGCAGCCGTCTGACACGATGGAGGCCAGGCGATCCACATGGACGATGTGGTAGACCTTCGGGCGCAGCGGCACGGGGACAGCGTTCATGACGCTACGGCACCTTCAAGGCCCTGGGCGATCTTGGCGCATAGGCCCTCAAAACCCCCCACGCCCCGCCACGAACGCGAGCGCCTCGTCCTCGAAGGCCATGAAGTTCGCGCACCCGTGGCGCGTGACGACGATGGCGCCGCACGCGTTGCCCATGCGCGCGCTCTCGTACCAGTCCCACCCCTTGAGGCGGCCGTAGATGAAGCCGCTGGCGAACGCGTCGCCGGCGCCGAGCACGTTGTGCACCTCGACCGGGAAGCCGGGCACGTCCGTCACGGTGCCGTCGCGCAGGAAGACGCTCGCGCCCTGCGCGCCGCGCTTCACGACGAGCGCCTGGGGGCCCGACGGCGCGGCGAGGAGCGCGCGCACGTTGGCCTCCACGTCGCCCTCGATGGTGGGCGCGGAGACCTGCTGGTGCGTGATGCGGACCTGCGCGGAGTCGCTCAGCATGGCCGCGTTGATCTCCTCCTCCGTGCCAAGCGCGACGTCGACGCTCTGCAGCAGCGCCCGCGCGCAGACGCCGAAGGCGCGGGGGTCGTGCCACTGGTCGGCGCGGAAGTCGAGGTCGAAGAACACGGTCGCGCCGGACGCCTTGGCGCGCTCGACGGCGAAGAGCGTGGCGCTGCGGCTCGGCTCGCGGCTCAGGCCGGTGCCCGAGACCTCGAGCGCGCGAGTGCGCGTCAGCGGAGCGGCCAGCACGTCGTCGATGGTGAGCTGCATGTCGGCCGCGTTGTCGCGGTAGAAGACGAGGGGGAAGCGGTCGGGCGGCTCGATGCCCAGGAGCACGGCGCTGGAGCGCGCTCCGGGCTTGCGGGGCAGGAAGCCGACGTCGACGCCCTCGCGCCTCAGGAACGCGAGGATGAAGTCGCCGACCTTGTCCTCGCCGACGGCCGTGAGGAGCCCGGTGCGTAGGCCCAGCCGGTTCGCGCCCACCGCGATGTTGGTCGGGCTGCCGCCCACGTAGGCTGCGAAGCTCGAGATCTCCTCGAACGGCGCGCCGATGTCGTTGGCGTAGAGGTCGATGGAGGAGCGCCCCATCGTGATGAGGTCGTACTCCTTGGCGCTCACGCCTCGCCCCCCTCGGACCGGTCGGCCGGCGCCTCGCCGGGCCGGGGCACGCCGCCCAGCGGCAGCCGCAGGCGCCCGGGAGCGCCCTCCCAGCTGCCCCGCACCCACGCGAGCCGCGGCTCGTCGCGCGCGACCCACGACGGCGTGTCGCCGGCCAGGAAGTTCAGGTAGTAGCAGTCGTAGCCGGGCGCCGTGACGACGGGGTGGTACCCCCGGCGCACGATGACCGTGTCGCCGTCCTCGGCCCTCACGACCTCGTCGAGCGAGCGGTCGTCGGTGTAGAGGCGTTGGAGGGCCCAACCGCCCTGCGGCTGGAAGCGGTAGTGGTAGACCTCCTCGAGGTCGACCTCCTCGGGCGGCGCCTGCACGTCGTGCTTGTGGGGCGGGTAGGAGCTCCAGTTGCCCGAGGGGGTGTAGACCTCGACGCAGAGGAGCTTCTCCGCGCCGCCCGGGTCGATGACGTGGCTGATCTGGCGCGTGACGTTGTGCCCGCCGCGGATCTCGACCGCGACGTCGTCCGGCGCGATGAAGCGGGGCGGCAACCGCCCTTCAGCCGGCGCGGTGGCTAAGGCGATCTCGACGTCGGTGGCGGCGAGGACGCGCCACGCGTGGCCGGGCGGCAGGTAGAGGGCGTGCGGCAGACCGGCGAACACCCCGGCACGCCCCCGGAAAGCGCGCGCCTCGCCCGCCGCCTCGAGGGTCCCGTCGCCGGACAGCACGACGAGGCAGAGCTCGACGCCGTCGGTGCGGCCGGCGAGCGTCTCCCCCGCCGCGGCGCGGCGCGTCTCGAACCCGAGGTAGTTCCACCCGGCGCGCGCCGGGGTGAGTACCACGCCCGTCGCGCCCGTCGGCTCGTAAGGGACCTTGTGCTCCATGTTCGCGCTCACTCCCGGCTCTCGGCCACGTAGACGGGCTCCCCGCGCCCGAGGCTCTCCCTGGCCGCCACCGCCACCCGCAAGGACTCGATGGCGTCCTCCGGCCCGGGCGTAGGCCGCTCGCCGGCCAGCAACGCGCTCACGAACGCCTGCACCTCCACGAGGTAGGCGTCGCGGAAGCGCTCGAGGAAGTAGTACACGTAGTCGCCCCGGATGCCGCCCTCGCCATAGCGCCACACGTTGGTGGCGCGCTCGGCCTCGGACACGACCTTGCCGCGCTCGCAGTGGACCTCGACACGCAGGTCGTAGCCGTAGACGGTGCGGCGCGTGTTCTGCAGCACGCCGATGGCGCCTGAGGCGAACTCGAGGGTGAGGATGCTCGTGTCGACGTCGCCGTGCTTCTCGAGGTAGGGCGCGACGAGCACGCGCCCGAGGGCGGTGACGCGCGTCACCTCGCCGGCCACGAAGCGCGCCATGTCGATGTCGTGGATCACCGAGTCGACGTAGATGCCGCCCGAGGTGACCACGTACCC
This window harbors:
- a CDS encoding macro domain-containing protein; its protein translation is MIELTSGDILRSEADALVNTVNCVGVMGRGVALQFKNAFPENFKTYKDACKREAVQPGRMFVFETGQLTPPRFIVNFPTKRHWRGKSRIEDIESGLVDLVRVIRERDIRSIAIPPLGAGLGGLDWNEVRPRIELALANLGDVHVFLYEPNGAPPSDTMVHVRDVPKMTPGRAALVELMQRYLAGLLDPSVTLLEVHKLMYFMQEAGEPLRLRYVKAYYGPYAENLGHVLSRIEGHFIAGYADGGDAPDKPLSLVPGAADEAKSFLDQHETSRARFERVTGLVEGFESQFGLELLASVHWVISREGADQLDSVTRQVHGWNSSKRRFTPRQIAIAEERLRAQGWLAHEPVATH
- a CDS encoding CehA/McbA family metallohydrolase; this translates as MITFEGRVAPAARAESVYLYLPFDVPEGAERIDVRYAFEAGSILDLGLFDPEAAPFPSTTGFRGWSGSARRAVFVSAKEATPGYLPGELQAGRWQVVLGLALVAEAGCDYRVEVAVSVSVDTAAGKPVVAGTPAALPTASTRDVVTLGASAAADHRAAPRPGPGWYRGDLQSHTYYSDARGSIADLVAEARSRSLDFLAVTDHNTSSHHRELAAWNASEPGRGGPLLVPGEEVTTYRGHANVWGVSGWTDFRLERPGDLERLVRHVNARDGLFSVNHPKVTPGCLGCDWEYEVPDGAASLEAWQGPWLMRNWDSLARYDALLRSGRMLTLVGGSDRHHPGYPNEDPPALQVGSPTTWLELVELSVPAVLGAVRTGHAFVSESPAGPLLELEVGGVGMGGAVAKGEAVAASARVRGAPGDVLTWVGSGGVLREVAIEGDDFTDAWEWSADGAYLRVEVVARASLPAFLEELARFEAAGRLPPYLKREEVVANPWRRALSNPVYVR
- a CDS encoding ABC transporter ATP-binding protein, with the translated sequence MANVAFRSITKQFGGFTAVNDVSFEIADGEFVCLLGPSGCGKTTTLRMIAGLEQPTSGRIFIGQDDVTEAKPKERDIGMVFQDYALFPHMTIADNIAYPLKVRGVGQAERHRRAAEVAKNLSIDQLLDRRPGQISGGQQQRTSVARAVVHKPKVYLFDEPLSNLDAKLRLEARSFLKHLQRELGVTSLYVTHDQAEAMAMADRVAVMDRGEIVQFGPPLEVYRQPATTFVANFLGSPPMNLLSVRYTGGAFASGTLTLDASPFAGRLRDVRDGSELTLGIRPEHVRMGGEDDRWRIPGEVYAVEPLGPEALVTLRVAGALVTARLFGDDPPTATGAASFAFDPAHLHVFGPDGRRLAAR
- a CDS encoding sugar ABC transporter permease — its product is MHQRRTILPLRTGLLFLGPAALFIGAFILLPFFWIAGVSFTNRSLTGATAANPQFVGLQNYLKLFDLSTFMNPGQFGSSLVITGQFVFWSAIVGQAVLGLLLAWFFYRRAGWVKESVQTLAIVAWIIPDVVVAFAWNAFLDYDGGTLNWLFGLFGLHKVDWLLAMPLLSIVLFNAWRGAAFSMLLFSSALGSIPPSYLETADVAGAGPWQRLKDIILPLIRTHIVTDLILITLWTFNTFGPFLLTGGGPAFRTEVVSVLTYRMAFKYFDFGTGSALGMVMMLINLGFALVYLGLLRRQGGSR
- the iolC gene encoding 5-dehydro-2-deoxygluconokinase, with the protein product MSAKEYDLITMGRSSIDLYANDIGAPFEEISSFAAYVGGSPTNIAVGANRLGLRTGLLTAVGEDKVGDFILAFLRREGVDVGFLPRKPGARSSAVLLGIEPPDRFPLVFYRDNAADMQLTIDDVLAAPLTRTRALEVSGTGLSREPSRSATLFAVERAKASGATVFFDLDFRADQWHDPRAFGVCARALLQSVDVALGTEEEINAAMLSDSAQVRITHQQVSAPTIEGDVEANVRALLAAPSGPQALVVKRGAQGASVFLRDGTVTDVPGFPVEVHNVLGAGDAFASGFIYGRLKGWDWYESARMGNACGAIVVTRHGCANFMAFEDEALAFVAGRGGF
- a CDS encoding carbohydrate ABC transporter permease, whose product is MRVVTHVLGRVAFYVAAAVFAAVFALPLLWLVFAPFGSKATLSVALPDPFTLSNFGKVFANTFAVRALFQNSIIQAVGTMILVTLLATLAAYALSRAPIRGRDVLSYGLVLFSSIVTGTAAMVPIFLLIFNMGLIDTHMGVILVFTGGLLPAAVFIMRDFVDSIPRSYEESALVAGASPWGMFRDIALPIVRPGMMVVGVWTFVNVWGGFLVPFILLRSPTKMPAAVAIYSFYTEGGTPIITLTTAYALLYTLPVLALYLFVNWKYGFRFFGGIKS
- the iolG gene encoding inositol 2-dehydrogenase translates to MSLGKAGAEAGIGFLVIGAGRMGKLHARHLAGAVDGARLVRVVDADGAAAARAAYGGAESGTDLAAALADPAVQAVVIASPTTLHAEHLMAAARAGKAIFCEKPVAQDLASTAAALAVVADAGVPFQIGFNRRYDPGYAEVARAVHAGELGGVEMFRSQSSDPTPPPEGYVVTSGGIYVDSVIHDIDMARFVAGEVTRVTALGRVLVAPYLEKHGDVDTSILTLEFASGAIGVLQNTRRTVYGYDLRVEVHCERGKVVSEAERATNVWRYGEGGIRGDYVYYFLERFRDAYLVEVQAFVSALLAGERPTPGPEDAIESLRVAVAARESLGRGEPVYVAESRE
- a CDS encoding DUF4433 domain-containing protein, yielding MNAVPVPLRPKVYHIVHVDRLASIVSDGCLWCDAEVVRRGSAGTTIGMNGIKQRRLTSELSSHPGLHVGDCVPFYFCPRSVMLYLLHKGNHQELTYHLGQGPILHLEVDLHAAVAWAEERSARWAFTLSNAGSSYFEDRSDLAQLREIDWAAVLAHDWRAHKEGKQAEFLLEHHLPWHLIERIGVHSGSVYRQVVKVLPVEGPRPTVEVRPEWYY
- the iolB gene encoding 5-deoxy-glucuronate isomerase — protein: MSANMEHKVPYEPTGATGVVLTPARAGWNYLGFETRRAAAGETLAGRTDGVELCLVVLSGDGTLEAAGEARAFRGRAGVFAGLPHALYLPPGHAWRVLAATDVEIALATAPAEGRLPPRFIAPDDVAVEIRGGHNVTRQISHVIDPGGAEKLLCVEVYTPSGNWSSYPPHKHDVQAPPEEVDLEEVYHYRFQPQGGWALQRLYTDDRSLDEVVRAEDGDTVIVRRGYHPVVTAPGYDCYYLNFLAGDTPSWVARDEPRLAWVRGSWEGAPGRLRLPLGGVPRPGEAPADRSEGGEA